A window of Littorina saxatilis isolate snail1 linkage group LG7, US_GU_Lsax_2.0, whole genome shotgun sequence contains these coding sequences:
- the LOC138970404 gene encoding uncharacterized protein — protein sequence MQPFVFSLRHLAYQVALSVFFIGFELDLVGFCYLYWASYRVTLDGSPFMSGRYGLWEWCVTNVNKPRFEDCRPTPDTGWLGGVRGLQCLAVVSYSVAAVSILAQNWMFKPDSKFQRYRCFELFALIGSALVLGGFLLYLQNIEREIATVVANLNKMAIGEVQLVAVNYTDWCAVLYLAGTGVIMVATGVISFFSDYSQTSVV from the exons ATGCAGCCCTTCGTCTTTTCCCTCAGACACCTTGCTTACCAGGTTGCTCTCAGTGTCTTTTTCATCGGCTTTGAGTTGGATCTGGTGGGCTTCTGCTACCTGTACTGGGCAAGCTACCGAGTCACGCTCGACGGCTCCCCCTTCATGTCAGGCCGCTATGGATTGTGGGAATGGTGCGTGACGAATGTTAACAAGCCCAGGTTTGAAGACTGCAGGCCCACACCTGACACAG GGTGGCTGGGGGGAGTGCGAGGCCTGCAGTGTCTGGCGGTGGTCAGTTATAGTGTGGCCGCTGTCTCCATCTTGGCCCAGAACTGGATGTTCAAACCAGACAGCAAGTTCCAGCGCTACAGATGCTTTGAGTTATTCGCCCTCATTGGAA GCGCGCTGGTCCTCGGCGGCTTTCTCCTCTACCTGCAAAACATCGAGCGCGAGATCGCGACGGTGGTGGCCAACCTGAACAAGATGGCGATAGGGGAGGTCCAGCTGGTGGCCGTCAACTACACGGACTGGTGCGCTGTCCTCTACCTGGCGGGCACGGGGGTCATCATGGTCGCCACCGGCGTCATCTCTTTCTTCTCCGACTACTCGCAG ACATCAGTTGTATGA